The proteins below come from a single Thermopolyspora flexuosa genomic window:
- a CDS encoding GNAT family N-acetyltransferase, producing the protein MRRIHTPAEARALADLAAAALTLDLPEAPELPVRLATPPPARRWAAFVLGEDDGVVFTSVDDRDPEVGHIDLIAVHPRVQGRGYGKALVRAAEEWLRGEGVRRVRWAGNPPCYAWPGIDVRATPAACLAERLGYEHDGMAWNMTADLTRDLSTPEPPPGVVVASAEPGERAELAAFVREHWNAEWAWEVENAVGVYYAARDGEILGFAAWGARPGWFGPTGTAPSARGLGIGRVLLHRCLAEQRAAGMTTTQIGWVGPLRFYSRAVGARVERVFWQYARDLAA; encoded by the coding sequence ATGAGGCGCATCCACACGCCCGCCGAGGCCCGCGCGCTGGCGGACCTCGCCGCCGCCGCGCTCACCCTCGACCTCCCCGAGGCCCCCGAGCTTCCGGTACGGCTCGCCACCCCGCCGCCGGCCCGCCGCTGGGCCGCGTTCGTGCTCGGCGAGGACGACGGCGTGGTGTTCACCTCGGTCGACGACCGCGACCCGGAGGTCGGGCACATCGACCTGATCGCCGTCCACCCCCGGGTCCAGGGCCGCGGGTACGGCAAGGCCCTGGTGCGGGCGGCCGAGGAGTGGCTGCGCGGCGAGGGCGTGCGGCGCGTCCGGTGGGCCGGGAACCCGCCGTGCTACGCATGGCCGGGCATCGACGTGCGGGCCACCCCCGCGGCCTGCCTCGCCGAGCGGCTCGGCTACGAGCATGACGGCATGGCGTGGAACATGACCGCCGACCTCACCCGCGACCTGTCCACGCCCGAGCCGCCGCCCGGCGTCGTCGTCGCCTCCGCCGAGCCGGGGGAGCGGGCCGAACTCGCCGCGTTCGTGCGCGAGCACTGGAACGCCGAGTGGGCCTGGGAGGTGGAGAACGCGGTCGGCGTGTACTACGCGGCCCGCGACGGCGAGATCCTCGGCTTCGCCGCCTGGGGCGCCCGCCCCGGCTGGTTCGGCCCCACCGGCACCGCCCCGAGCGCCCGCGGGCTCGGCATCGGCCGGGTGCTGCTCCACCGCTGCCTCGCCGAGCAGCGCGCCGCCGGGATGACCACCACCCAGATCGGCTGGGTCGGCCCGCTGCGCTTCTACTCGCGCGCGGTCGGCGCCCGCGTGGAGCGGGTCTTCTGGCAGTACGCCCGCGACCTGGCCGCCTGA
- a CDS encoding DUF3224 domain-containing protein, with protein MQGSRGYVGIERFTGTLDGREGTVVLRHDAMGDRGDEWLTWRIPADSGTGALRGIRGEGRLRVEDGTHLYHLDYEFADD; from the coding sequence GTGCAGGGCTCCCGCGGATACGTCGGGATCGAGCGGTTCACCGGCACCCTGGACGGGCGGGAGGGCACCGTCGTGCTCCGGCATGACGCGATGGGCGACCGCGGCGACGAGTGGCTGACCTGGCGCATCCCGGCCGACTCCGGCACCGGCGCGCTGCGCGGGATCCGCGGCGAGGGGCGGCTGCGCGTCGAGGACGGCACGCACCTCTACCACCTCGACTACGAGTTCGCGGACGACTGA
- a CDS encoding DUF3224 domain-containing protein, translating to MPRAEGTFDGGSWAERPLDEREGARISQAHLTKTYRGGLTGTSTTDILIALTPGAGLPRIRRDRAVHRHPGRAGGHRRAPA from the coding sequence ATGCCACGCGCCGAGGGCACCTTCGACGGCGGCTCCTGGGCCGAGAGGCCGCTCGACGAGCGGGAGGGCGCCCGGATCTCCCAGGCGCACCTGACCAAGACCTACCGGGGCGGGCTGACCGGCACGAGCACCACCGACATCCTCATCGCGCTCACCCCGGGTGCAGGGCTCCCGCGGATACGTCGGGATCGAGCGGTTCACCGGCACCCTGGACGGGCGGGAGGGCACCGTCGTGCTCCGGCATGA
- a CDS encoding 6-pyruvoyl trahydropterin synthase family protein — MFSVTVRDHVMVAHSFRGEVFGPAQRLHGATFVVDATFRRPELDSDNVVVDIGLASRELKAVLDRINYRNLDDEPEFEGVNTTTEFLARWIADRLAERVHAGALGEQARGLTGITVTLHESHAAWASYEREL, encoded by the coding sequence TTGTTCAGCGTCACCGTCCGTGACCATGTCATGGTCGCGCACAGCTTCCGGGGCGAGGTCTTCGGGCCCGCCCAGCGCCTGCACGGGGCGACGTTCGTCGTGGACGCGACGTTCCGCCGCCCCGAGCTCGACTCCGACAACGTCGTCGTCGACATCGGCCTCGCCTCCCGCGAGCTGAAGGCCGTGCTCGACCGGATCAACTACCGCAACCTCGACGACGAGCCCGAGTTCGAGGGCGTCAACACCACCACCGAGTTCCTCGCCAGGTGGATCGCCGACCGCCTCGCCGAGCGGGTGCACGCGGGCGCCCTCGGCGAGCAGGCCCGCGGCCTCACCGGCATCACCGTCACCCTGCACGAGTCCCACGCGGCGTGGGCGAGCTACGAGCGAGAGCTGTGA
- a CDS encoding zinc-dependent alcohol dehydrogenase: protein MRIDAHAFWIRSPGEGEIRRADVRPPGEGEVLVRTLYSGVSRGTETLVFLGRVPESQHEAMRAPFQEGDFPGPVKYGYLNVGVVEQGPPGWPGAVVFCLYPHQTRYVVPVAAVTPVPPEVPPARAVLAGTVETAVNALWDAPPLIGDRIAVVGAGIVGCCVARLLAAIPGTRVQLVDVNPERARVAEALGVGFATPEEALGECDMVVHASATEAGLARSLELLAVEGTLLELSWYGDRRVSVPLGEAFHSRRLVVRSSQVGMVAPARRTRRSHGDRLALALRLLADPAFDALVAGECAFAELPEVMPKLATGKPPALFHRVVYGSAGDA from the coding sequence ATGCGGATCGATGCTCATGCCTTTTGGATCCGCTCTCCCGGCGAGGGCGAGATCCGGCGCGCAGATGTGCGCCCGCCCGGGGAGGGTGAGGTGCTCGTGCGCACCCTCTACTCGGGGGTGAGCCGCGGCACCGAGACGCTGGTGTTCCTCGGCCGGGTGCCGGAGAGCCAGCACGAGGCGATGCGGGCACCCTTCCAGGAGGGCGACTTCCCCGGCCCGGTCAAGTACGGCTACCTCAACGTGGGCGTGGTCGAGCAGGGCCCGCCCGGCTGGCCGGGCGCGGTCGTGTTCTGCCTCTACCCGCACCAGACCCGCTACGTGGTGCCGGTCGCGGCGGTGACCCCGGTACCGCCGGAGGTCCCGCCCGCCCGCGCGGTGCTCGCCGGCACGGTGGAGACCGCGGTGAACGCGCTGTGGGACGCGCCGCCGCTCATCGGCGACCGGATCGCCGTGGTCGGCGCGGGCATCGTCGGCTGCTGCGTCGCCCGGCTGCTCGCCGCCATCCCGGGCACCCGGGTGCAGCTCGTCGACGTCAACCCGGAGCGGGCCAGGGTCGCCGAGGCCCTCGGGGTCGGCTTCGCCACCCCGGAGGAGGCGCTCGGCGAGTGCGACATGGTGGTGCACGCCAGCGCCACCGAGGCCGGGCTCGCCCGCTCGCTCGAGCTGCTCGCCGTCGAGGGCACCCTGCTCGAGCTGAGCTGGTACGGCGACCGCCGGGTGAGCGTGCCGCTCGGCGAGGCGTTCCACTCCCGCCGCCTGGTGGTGCGCTCCAGCCAGGTCGGCATGGTCGCCCCGGCCCGTCGTACCCGGCGGAGCCACGGCGACCGGCTCGCGCTCGCGCTGCGCCTGCTCGCCGACCCCGCGTTCGACGCGCTCGTCGCGGGGGAGTGCGCGTTCGCCGAGCTGCCGGAGGTGATGCCCAAACTGGCCACCGGAAAGCCGCCCGCGCTGTTCCACCGCGTCGTGTACGGTTCCGCCGGGGATGCGTGA
- a CDS encoding serine hydrolase domain-containing protein encodes MGELQVTCDPAEVGLDRERLRRIDAHFARYVDEGRLPGWLVLVSRRGEIAHLSAYGARDLGSGAPVEPGTLFRIFSMTKPVVSVALMTLFEEGALTLDDPVADYIPSFADLRVYESGPASAPVTRPAEEPVRIWHLLTHTSGLVYGWQRPDALGELYRNAGLAGLNLPGENLADLADRVAGLPLLFDPGTGWTYSIAVDVLGRVIEVASGLPLERFLAERIFRPLGMADTGFWAEEGELHRAASLYAVGPDGRLTLTDPGDGMARRPKVPSGGSGLVSTAADYHRFLQLLLRGGELDGVRLLGPRTIGYMTRNHLPGGADLKAFARTPFGEAVPGEGFGLGFAVVQDPVAVRTVASPGEYHWGGAAGTVFWVDPAEEITVIFLTQAMGFGTRRIRTRLRQLVHQAIVS; translated from the coding sequence TTGGGAGAGTTGCAGGTCACCTGTGATCCGGCGGAGGTCGGCCTCGACCGGGAGCGGCTGCGGCGGATCGACGCGCATTTCGCCCGGTATGTGGACGAGGGGCGGCTGCCCGGCTGGCTGGTGCTGGTGAGCCGGCGCGGCGAGATCGCCCACCTGTCGGCGTACGGGGCGCGCGACCTCGGCTCCGGCGCGCCGGTCGAGCCGGGCACCCTGTTCCGGATCTTCTCGATGACCAAGCCGGTCGTCTCTGTGGCGCTGATGACCCTGTTCGAGGAGGGGGCGCTCACCCTCGACGACCCGGTCGCCGACTACATCCCCTCCTTCGCCGACCTGCGGGTCTACGAGTCCGGCCCGGCGTCGGCCCCGGTGACCCGGCCGGCGGAGGAGCCGGTGCGGATCTGGCATCTGCTCACCCACACCTCCGGCCTGGTGTACGGCTGGCAGCGCCCGGACGCGCTGGGCGAGCTGTACCGGAACGCCGGGCTGGCGGGCCTGAACCTGCCGGGCGAGAACCTCGCCGACCTCGCCGACCGGGTGGCCGGGCTGCCGCTGCTGTTCGACCCGGGCACCGGGTGGACCTACTCGATCGCGGTCGACGTGCTCGGCCGGGTGATCGAGGTGGCCTCCGGGCTGCCGCTGGAGCGTTTCCTCGCCGAGCGGATCTTCCGGCCGCTCGGCATGGCCGACACCGGGTTCTGGGCCGAGGAGGGCGAGCTGCACCGCGCCGCCTCGCTGTACGCCGTGGGCCCGGACGGGCGGCTGACGCTCACCGACCCGGGGGACGGCATGGCGCGGCGCCCGAAGGTGCCCTCCGGCGGCAGCGGGCTGGTCTCCACCGCCGCCGACTACCACCGGTTCCTGCAGCTGCTGCTGCGCGGCGGCGAGCTGGACGGGGTGCGGCTGCTCGGCCCCCGCACGATCGGCTACATGACCCGCAACCACCTGCCCGGCGGCGCGGACCTGAAGGCGTTCGCGCGCACGCCGTTCGGTGAGGCGGTGCCGGGCGAGGGCTTCGGCCTGGGCTTCGCCGTGGTGCAGGACCCGGTCGCGGTGCGGACCGTCGCCTCGCCCGGCGAGTACCACTGGGGCGGCGCGGCGGGCACCGTGTTCTGGGTCGACCCGGCCGAGGAGATCACCGTGATCTTCCTCACCCAGGCGATGGGGTTCGGCACCCGCCGCATCCGCACCCGGCTGCGCCAGCTCGTGCACCAGGCGATCGTGTCCTGA
- a CDS encoding CDP-alcohol phosphatidyltransferase family protein, whose translation MTVVDWRGTRASVWEPAAGVGAQAVLLTLLAVSAGLYPVAWLVGACYALVVWGLLAAAITRSGTPLGPAGRVTLARAILVGGVTALVTMNLIGREAPVAVLVAIAAVALALDAVDGYVARRTGTASALGARFDMEVDAFLILVLSVNVARSLGAWVLLIGLMRYGFAAAAWVAPWLRAPLPPSFARKTVAALQGVLLVACSSGLLPEPAAVAVAGAALGSLSWSFGRDVRWLWRNRPARAVVPAPAVAERAAA comes from the coding sequence GTGACCGTTGTGGATTGGCGTGGGACGAGGGCGTCGGTGTGGGAGCCGGCCGCCGGAGTGGGCGCCCAGGCCGTGCTGCTCACCCTGCTCGCGGTGAGCGCGGGCCTGTATCCGGTGGCGTGGCTCGTCGGCGCCTGCTACGCCCTGGTCGTGTGGGGCCTCCTCGCCGCCGCGATCACCCGCTCGGGCACGCCGCTGGGGCCGGCCGGGCGGGTCACCCTCGCCCGGGCGATCCTCGTCGGCGGGGTCACCGCGCTCGTCACGATGAACCTGATCGGGCGGGAGGCGCCGGTGGCGGTGCTCGTGGCGATCGCCGCGGTGGCGCTCGCGCTGGACGCGGTCGACGGGTACGTGGCACGCCGTACCGGGACGGCCTCGGCGCTCGGCGCCCGGTTCGACATGGAGGTGGACGCGTTCCTCATCCTCGTGCTGAGCGTGAACGTGGCCCGCTCGCTCGGCGCGTGGGTGCTGCTCATCGGCCTGATGCGGTACGGCTTCGCCGCGGCGGCCTGGGTGGCGCCGTGGCTGCGCGCGCCGCTGCCGCCGAGCTTCGCGCGCAAGACGGTGGCGGCGCTGCAGGGCGTGCTGCTCGTGGCCTGCAGCTCCGGCCTGCTGCCGGAGCCGGCCGCGGTCGCGGTCGCCGGGGCCGCGCTCGGCTCGCTGTCGTGGTCGTTCGGCCGGGACGTGCGGTGGCTGTGGCGCAACCGGCCGGCCCGCGCCGTGGTGCCGGCCCCGGCCGTGGCGGAGCGCGCCGCCGCCTGA
- a CDS encoding phytoene desaturase family protein translates to MATAVVVGSGPNGLAAAVCLARRGVRVHVVEAAPVLGGGARSAQVTLPGLVHDECSAFHPAGAASPLFRALRLERYGLRWRWPEIEMTHPLDSGTAGVLWRDIHRTAEAMGVDGEAWLRAFERLGRDFDDLTADVFRPILHLPAHPVTLAAFAARAVAPATWVARAWRRPETRALFAGAAAHAYGSLRAPLSAAVGVLLIAAGHAYGWPVAEGGSQAIVRALAALLADLGGTVETGVRIESLDELDGFDVVLLDVSPRAALRIAGRRLPPRVAHAYRRFRYGPAAYKVDFAVAGGVPWRDEYSRRAGTVHLGGTLEEVAAAEEAVARGRMPARPFVLVGQQYLADPSRSAGDLHPVWAYAHVPHGHPGNVTELIVDQIERFAPGFRMRVAARHIRTVARISAANPNYVGGDIATGAMTGLQTLFRPRIALDPYATGVPGVFLCSAATPPGPGVHGMCGYNAALAALRHLRRGGRTWRQAARSRAYCQKTRSTRAPTARE, encoded by the coding sequence ATGGCGACCGCCGTCGTGGTGGGCAGCGGCCCCAACGGGCTCGCCGCCGCCGTCTGCCTGGCGCGCCGCGGGGTGCGGGTGCACGTGGTGGAGGCGGCGCCGGTCCTCGGCGGCGGCGCCCGGTCGGCGCAGGTCACCCTGCCGGGGCTGGTCCACGACGAGTGCTCGGCGTTCCACCCCGCCGGGGCGGCCTCGCCGCTGTTCCGGGCGCTCCGGCTGGAGCGGTACGGCCTGCGCTGGCGGTGGCCGGAGATCGAGATGACCCACCCGCTCGACTCGGGCACGGCCGGGGTGCTGTGGCGGGACATCCACCGCACCGCCGAGGCGATGGGCGTGGACGGCGAGGCGTGGCTGCGCGCCTTCGAGCGGCTCGGCCGGGACTTCGACGACCTGACGGCCGACGTGTTCCGGCCGATCCTCCACCTGCCCGCCCACCCGGTCACGCTCGCCGCGTTCGCCGCCCGGGCGGTGGCCCCGGCGACCTGGGTGGCGCGGGCGTGGCGCCGCCCGGAGACCCGGGCGCTGTTCGCCGGGGCCGCGGCGCACGCGTACGGCTCGCTGCGGGCGCCGCTCAGCGCCGCGGTGGGCGTGCTGCTGATCGCGGCCGGGCACGCCTACGGCTGGCCGGTCGCCGAGGGCGGGTCGCAGGCGATCGTGCGGGCGCTCGCCGCGCTGCTCGCCGACCTCGGCGGCACCGTGGAGACCGGGGTGCGCATCGAGTCGCTCGACGAGCTCGATGGCTTCGACGTGGTGCTGCTCGACGTCTCGCCGCGGGCCGCGCTGCGCATCGCGGGCCGCCGGCTGCCGCCGCGCGTCGCCCACGCCTACCGCCGGTTCCGGTACGGCCCGGCCGCCTACAAGGTGGACTTCGCGGTGGCGGGCGGGGTGCCGTGGCGCGACGAGTACTCCCGCCGGGCCGGGACCGTGCACCTGGGCGGCACCCTCGAGGAGGTGGCCGCGGCCGAGGAGGCGGTCGCCCGGGGCCGCATGCCCGCGCGGCCGTTCGTGCTGGTGGGCCAGCAGTACCTCGCCGACCCGTCGCGCTCGGCGGGGGACCTGCATCCGGTGTGGGCGTACGCGCACGTGCCGCACGGCCACCCGGGCAACGTCACCGAGCTGATCGTCGACCAGATCGAGCGGTTCGCCCCCGGGTTCCGGATGCGGGTCGCGGCCCGGCACATCCGCACCGTGGCCCGGATCTCCGCGGCGAACCCCAACTACGTGGGCGGGGACATCGCCACCGGGGCGATGACCGGCCTGCAGACGCTGTTCCGGCCCCGGATCGCCCTCGACCCGTACGCCACCGGCGTCCCCGGGGTGTTCCTCTGCTCGGCCGCCACCCCGCCGGGGCCGGGCGTGCACGGCATGTGCGGCTACAACGCGGCGCTCGCCGCGCTGCGGCACCTGCGCCGCGGCGGCCGCACGTGGCGTCAGGCGGCCAGGTCGCGGGCGTACTGCCAGAAGACCCGCTCCACGCGGGCGCCGACCGCGCGCGAGTAG
- a CDS encoding SDR family oxidoreductase, with product MTVSGGVAVVTGAGSGIGRAVAHALLEAGYRVALAGRREDALRETAEGYADALVVPCDVTSPASVANLFDRVRDTWGRVDLLFNNAGIGAHGAVDEVSLEDWERVIATNLTGAFLCARHAVRIMKEQDPQGGRIINNGSIAAYAPRPASVAYTASKHAITGLTKSISLDGRPYNIACGQIDIGNAATDMTAAVEHGALQADGRIVPEKRFDVRHAASAVLYMASLPLDTNVLFLTITATTMPFIGRG from the coding sequence ATGACCGTGTCGGGTGGGGTGGCCGTGGTCACCGGCGCCGGATCCGGGATCGGGCGGGCCGTCGCGCACGCGCTGCTCGAGGCGGGCTACCGGGTGGCGCTCGCCGGGCGGCGCGAGGACGCGCTCCGCGAGACCGCCGAGGGGTACGCCGACGCGCTCGTGGTGCCGTGCGACGTGACCTCCCCCGCGTCGGTGGCGAACCTGTTCGACCGGGTGCGGGACACGTGGGGGCGGGTGGACCTGCTGTTCAACAACGCGGGCATCGGCGCCCACGGCGCGGTGGACGAGGTCAGCCTCGAGGACTGGGAACGCGTGATCGCCACGAACCTCACCGGCGCGTTCCTGTGCGCCCGGCACGCGGTGCGGATCATGAAGGAGCAGGACCCGCAGGGCGGCCGGATCATCAACAACGGCTCGATCGCCGCGTACGCGCCCCGGCCCGCCAGCGTGGCGTACACCGCGTCGAAGCACGCGATCACCGGGCTGACCAAGTCGATCTCGCTCGACGGCCGGCCGTACAACATCGCGTGCGGCCAGATCGACATCGGGAACGCCGCCACCGACATGACCGCGGCGGTCGAGCACGGGGCGCTGCAGGCGGACGGGCGGATCGTGCCCGAGAAGCGGTTCGACGTACGGCACGCGGCGAGCGCGGTGCTCTACATGGCGAGCCTGCCGCTCGACACCAACGTGCTGTTCCTCACCATCACGGCCACGACGATGCCGTTCATCGGCCGGGGCTGA
- the folP gene encoding dihydropteroate synthase encodes MLRLRDRVFGDEPLVMAIVNRTPDSFYDRGATFAREKALQRVDEVVAEGADIVDIGGVKAAPGTEVDVAEEIERTAPFVAEVRERHPDLIISVDTWRHEVGREVCQAGADLLNDAWGGADPKLAEVAAEYGVGLVCTHAGGLRPRTRPHRVAYRDVVADVIERTTALARRAVEVGVDPQRVLIDPGHDFAKNTWHSLEVTRRLHELVATGWPVLVSLSNKDFVGESLGLPVEERMYGTLAVSALCAWQGARVFRAHNVKPTRQVVDMVAVTRGVRPPVRAVRGMA; translated from the coding sequence GTGCTGCGGCTGCGCGACCGCGTGTTCGGCGACGAGCCGCTGGTGATGGCGATCGTCAACCGCACCCCCGACTCCTTCTACGACCGCGGCGCGACCTTCGCCCGGGAGAAGGCGCTGCAGCGCGTGGACGAGGTGGTCGCCGAGGGCGCGGACATCGTCGACATCGGCGGGGTCAAGGCGGCCCCGGGCACCGAGGTCGACGTGGCCGAGGAGATCGAGCGCACCGCCCCGTTCGTCGCCGAGGTCCGGGAACGCCACCCCGACCTGATCATCAGCGTGGACACCTGGCGGCACGAGGTGGGCCGCGAGGTGTGCCAGGCCGGCGCGGACCTGCTCAACGACGCCTGGGGCGGCGCCGACCCCAAGCTGGCGGAGGTCGCCGCCGAGTACGGCGTGGGCCTGGTGTGCACCCACGCCGGCGGGCTGCGGCCGCGCACCCGCCCGCACCGCGTCGCGTACCGGGACGTGGTCGCCGACGTGATCGAGCGCACCACCGCGCTGGCCCGGCGCGCGGTCGAGGTGGGCGTCGACCCGCAGCGGGTGCTCATCGACCCCGGCCACGACTTCGCCAAGAACACCTGGCACTCGCTCGAGGTGACCCGGCGGCTGCACGAGCTCGTCGCCACCGGCTGGCCGGTGCTCGTGTCGCTGTCGAACAAGGACTTCGTCGGCGAGTCCCTCGGCCTGCCGGTGGAGGAGCGCATGTACGGCACGCTCGCGGTGAGCGCGCTGTGCGCCTGGCAGGGGGCGCGGGTGTTCCGTGCGCACAACGTCAAGCCCACCCGCCAGGTGGTCGACATGGTGGCGGTGACCCGGGGCGTGCGGCCCCCGGTCCGGGCCGTGCGGGGGATGGCATGA